One genomic region from Prunus persica cultivar Lovell chromosome G3, Prunus_persica_NCBIv2, whole genome shotgun sequence encodes:
- the LOC18781754 gene encoding OTU domain-containing protein DDB_G0284757 isoform X1, which produces MDLCDKNLKTDDDIMMNGTHSVGECSSSTSLSSQQDVEDDCMIAVVLSEEYAKLDGAVARRLSNLAPVPHIPRINSYIPNISDASLDHQRLLQRLHVYGLYEVKVSGDGNCQFRALSDQMYKSPEYHKHVRKEIVKQLKDYHSLYEGYVPMKYKRYYKKMAKSGEWGDHVTLQAAADKFEAKICLLTSFRDTCFIEIMPQYQPPKRELWLSFWSEVHYNSLYEIRDAPIQQKPRRKHWLF; this is translated from the exons atggaTTTG TGTGATAAGAATTTGAAAACAGACGACGACATTATGATGAACGGGACTCACAGTGTGGGGGAATGTTCTAGCTCAACTTCCCTGAGCAGCCAACAGGATGTTGAGGATGACTGCATGATTGCTGTTGTACTATCAGAAGAGTATGCTAAGTTAGATGGTGCAGTTGCTAGACGCCTTTCCAACCTGGCACCTGTTCCT CACATTCCTCGGATAAATTCCTACATCCCCAACATTAGTGATGCTAGTTTGGACCATCAACGGCTTCTCCAGAG GTTACATGTCTATGGTTTATACGAAGTAAAGGTTTCTGGTGATGGAAACTGTCAG TTTCGTGCACTTTCAGATCAAATGTACAAGTCTCCAGAGTATCACAAGCATGTCCGGAAAGAGATTGTGAAACAG CTCAAAGACTATCATTCTTTGTATGAAGGCTATGTCCCTATGAAGTACAAACGCTATTACAAGAAAATGGCAAA ATCTGGTGAATGGGGGGATCATGTTACCTTACAAGCAGCAGCTGACAAG TTTGAAGCGAAGATTTGCCTTTTGACATCATTCAGAGATACTTGCTTTATTGAAATTATGCCTCAGTACCAGCCACCAAAACGTG AACTGTGGCTGAGTTTTTGGTCTGAGGTTCATTACAATTCACTATATGAAATCCGAg ATGCTCCAATTCAACAGAAGCCAAGGAGGAAACACTGGTTGTTCTAG
- the LOC18781754 gene encoding OTU domain-containing protein DDB_G0284757 isoform X2: MMNGTHSVGECSSSTSLSSQQDVEDDCMIAVVLSEEYAKLDGAVARRLSNLAPVPHIPRINSYIPNISDASLDHQRLLQRLHVYGLYEVKVSGDGNCQFRALSDQMYKSPEYHKHVRKEIVKQLKDYHSLYEGYVPMKYKRYYKKMAKSGEWGDHVTLQAAADKFEAKICLLTSFRDTCFIEIMPQYQPPKRELWLSFWSEVHYNSLYEIRDAPIQQKPRRKHWLF; this comes from the exons ATGATGAACGGGACTCACAGTGTGGGGGAATGTTCTAGCTCAACTTCCCTGAGCAGCCAACAGGATGTTGAGGATGACTGCATGATTGCTGTTGTACTATCAGAAGAGTATGCTAAGTTAGATGGTGCAGTTGCTAGACGCCTTTCCAACCTGGCACCTGTTCCT CACATTCCTCGGATAAATTCCTACATCCCCAACATTAGTGATGCTAGTTTGGACCATCAACGGCTTCTCCAGAG GTTACATGTCTATGGTTTATACGAAGTAAAGGTTTCTGGTGATGGAAACTGTCAG TTTCGTGCACTTTCAGATCAAATGTACAAGTCTCCAGAGTATCACAAGCATGTCCGGAAAGAGATTGTGAAACAG CTCAAAGACTATCATTCTTTGTATGAAGGCTATGTCCCTATGAAGTACAAACGCTATTACAAGAAAATGGCAAA ATCTGGTGAATGGGGGGATCATGTTACCTTACAAGCAGCAGCTGACAAG TTTGAAGCGAAGATTTGCCTTTTGACATCATTCAGAGATACTTGCTTTATTGAAATTATGCCTCAGTACCAGCCACCAAAACGTG AACTGTGGCTGAGTTTTTGGTCTGAGGTTCATTACAATTCACTATATGAAATCCGAg ATGCTCCAATTCAACAGAAGCCAAGGAGGAAACACTGGTTGTTCTAG
- the LOC18784386 gene encoding glyceraldehyde-3-phosphate dehydrogenase A, chloroplastic: protein MASAILSVAKPSLQANGKGFAEFSGLRTSSACLPFGRKTSDDLFSVISFQTSAVGSSGGYKKGIAEAKLKVAINGFGRIGRNFLRCWHGRKDSPLDVVVINDTGGVKQASHLLKYDSTLGIFDADVKPAGDNGISVDGKVIKVVSSRNPLDLPWKDLEIDLVIEGTGVFVDREGAGKHLQAGAKKVLITAPGKGDIPTYVVGVNADAYSPDETIISNASCTTNCLAPFVKVLDQKFGIIKGTMTTTHSYTGDQRLLDASHRDLRRARAAALNIVPTSTGAAKAVALVLPSLKGKLNGIALRVPTPNVSVVDLVVQVTKKTFAEEVNAAFRDSSAKELAGILSVCDEPLVSVDFRCTDVSSTVDSSLTMVMGDDMVKVIAWYDNEWGYSQRVVDLADIVANNWK, encoded by the exons ATGGCTTCGGCTATTCTTTCTGTGGCCAAACCATCTCTTCAG GCAAATGGAAAGGGATTTGCAGAATTCTCAGGTCTCCGGACCTCATCAGCTTGCCTTCCTTTTGGAAGGAAGACCTCAGACGATTTGTTTTCAGTCATTTCCTTCCAGACCTCTGCT GTGGGAAGCAGCGGAGGATACAAAAAAGGGATAGCGGAGGCGAAGCTAAAGGTGGCTATAAATGGATTCGGAAGAATTGGAAGGAACTTCTTGAGGTGCTGGCATGGGCGCAAGGACTCCCCTCTTGATGTCGTTGTCATCAACGACACTGGAGGCGTGAAGCAGGCCTCCCACCTCCTCAAGTACGACTCTACACTTGGAATCTTCGATGCTGATGTCAAGCCCGCTGGTGATAATGGCATCTCCGTTGACGGCAAGGTCATCAAGGTCGTGTCTAGCCGCAATCCCCTCGACCTGCCTTGGAA GGACTTGGAGATTGACCTAGTGATAGAAGGCACTGGTGTGTTTGTGGATAGGGAGGGTGCAGGCAAGCACCTACAGGCAGGGGCCAAGAAGGTGCTTATCACTGCCCCTGGAAAGGGCGACATCCCCACCTATGTGGTCGGGGTCAATGCTGACGCCTACAGCCCAGATGAAACCATCATTAGCAATGCTTCTTGCACCACCAACTGCCTTGCCCCCTTCGTCAAGGTCCTCGATCAAAAGTTCG GCATCATCAAGGGCACCATGACCACCACACACTCGTACACGGGTGACCAGAGGCTACTTGATGCCAGCCACCGCGACCTAAGGCGTGCACGAGCTGCTGCTCTGAATATCGTTCCCACTTCAACAGGTGCAGCAAAGGCCGTGGCTCTAGTCCTTCCAAGTCTAAAAGGCAAGCTAAATGGCATTGCCCTGCGTGTGCCCACCCCAAATGTGTCTGTGGTCGATCTTGTTGTCCAAGTCACTAAGAAGACCTTTGCAGAAGAAGTGAATGCTGCTTTCAGAGACAGTTCTGCAAAGGAGCTCGCAGGTATCCTTTCTGTTTGTGATGAGCCCCTTGTTTCTGTCGATTTTCGGTGCACAGATGTCTCCTCCACAGTTGACTCATCATTGACAATGGTCATGGGAGATGACATGGTCAAGGTCATTGCTTGGTACGACAACGAGTGGGGTTACTCACAAAGGGTCGTTGATTTGGCTGACATCGTTGCCAACAACTGGAAGTGA
- the LOC18784510 gene encoding WD repeat-containing protein LWD1 produces the protein MGASRSSDPNQDGSDEQQKRSEIYTYEAPWHIYAMNWSVRRDKKYRLAIASLLEQYPNRVEIVQLDDSNGEIRSDPNLSFEHPYPPTKTIFIPDKECQKPDLLATSSDFLRVWRISGEDEESDSSSSSSVELKSLLNGNKSSEFCGPLTSFDWNEAEPKRIGTSSIDTTCTIWDIEREAVDTQLIAHDKEVYDIAWGGVGVFASVSADGSVRVFDLRDKEHSTIIYESSEPDTPLVRLGWNKQDPRYMATIIMDSAKVVVLDIRFPTLPVVELQRHQASVNAIAWAPHSSCHICTAGDDSQALIWDLSSMGQPVEGGLDPILAYTAGAEIEQLQWSSSQPDWVAIAFSTKLQILRV, from the coding sequence atgggggcCAGTAGGAGTAGCGATCCGAATCAGGACGGGTCAGATGAGCAGCAGAAACGATCGGAGATCTACACGTATGAGGCGCCATGGCACATCTACGCCATGAACTGGAGCGTCCGTCGGGACAAGAAGTACCGGCTGGCCATCGCAAGCCTCCTGGAGCAGTACCCGAACCGAGTGGAGATCGTGCAGCTGGACGACTCAAACGGGGAGATCCGGTCGGACCCGAACCTGTCGTTCGAGCACCCGTACCCGCCGACCAAGACCATCTTCATCCCGGACAAGGAGTGCCAGAAGCCAGACCTGCTGGCCACCTCGAGCGATTTCCTCCGCGTGTGGCGCATCTCTGGGGAGGACGAGGAGTCTgactcctcctcctcctcgtcaGTGGAGCTCAAGTCCCTCCTCAACGGCAACAAGAGCTCCGAGTTCTGCGGGCCCCTCACCTCCTTCGACTGGAACGAGGCGGAGCCCAAGCGCATAGGCACCTCCTCTATCGACACTACCTGCACTATCTGGGACATAGAGCGCGAGGCGGTGGACACCCAGCTCATCGCCCACGACAAGGAGGTGTACGACATCGCCTGGGGCGGCGTTGGTGTCTTCGCCTCCGTCTCGGCAGACGGCTCCGTGAGAGTGTTCGACCTGCGCGACAAGGAGCACTCGACCATCATCTACGAGAGTTCGGAGCCCGACACCCCCCTGGTCCGGCTGGGATGGAACAAGCAAGACCCCAGGTACATGGCCACCATCATCATGGACAGCGCCAAGGTGGTCGTCCTGGACATCCGCTTCCCGACCCTCCCAGTCGTCGAGTTGCAGAGGCACCAGGCCAGCGTCAATGCCATTGCCTGGGCCCCTCACAGCTCTTGCCACATCTGCACTGCCGGAGATGACTCCCAGGCTCTCATCTGGGACCTCTCCTCCATGGGCCAGCCGGTGGAGGGTGGCCTGGATCCCATTCTGGCCTATACGGCCGGGGCCGAGATCGAGCAGCTGCAGTGGTCCTCTTCCCAGCCCGATTGGGTTGCAATTGCCTTCTCGACCAAGCTTCAGATACTCAGAGTATGA
- the LOC18782285 gene encoding pentatricopeptide repeat-containing protein At3g26630, chloroplastic isoform X2, protein MMVARLSCTPEVLPKSKLFTGSRVTKFGSQEALTLLQNCATFKHLKQIHAKIIRNGLSHDQLLIRKLIHLCSSYGKMDYANLIFHQIQGPLTFTWNLMIMSYTINGCSQEALLLYSLMIHQGFPPDKFTFPFVIKACIASSAFEQGKVVHGLSIKNSFSRDMFVQNTLMDFYFKCGEIDCGCRVFEKMRVRNVVSWTTMISGLVACGELHAARAVFERMPAKNVVSWTAMMNGYVRNQQPEEAFELFWRMQVGDVRPNEFTLLLLIRIANVVV, encoded by the exons ATGATGGTTGCACGCCTTTCATGTACTCCCGAGGTTCTCCCCAAAAGTAAGCTATTCACCGGCTCTAGGGTAACCAAATTCGGTTCTCAGGAAGCTCTCACCTTACTCCAAAATTGCGCCACTTTCAAACATCTCAAGCAAATCCATGCTAAGATTATCCGGAATGGTCTTTCTCACGATCAGTTACTTATCAGGAAACTCATTCACCTTTGCTCTTCTTATGGGAAAATGGACTATGCCAATCTCATATTCCATCAAATCCAAGGCCCCCTTACTTTTACTTGGAATCTAATGATCATGTCCTATACCATCAACGGCTGCTCACAAGAAGCCCTCCTTCTGTATAGCCTTATGATACACCAAGGATTTCCACCCGATAAGTTCACCTTTCCGTTTGTTATCAAAGCTTGCATTGCCTCTTCCGCATTTGAGCAAGGAAAAGTGGTTCATGGGTTATCCATAAAAAATAGTTTCTCCAGAGACATGTTTGTTCAAAATACTTTAATGGACTTCTACTTCAAGTGTGGAGAAATAGATTGTGGATGCAGGGTGTTTGAAAAAATGCGTGTACGAAATGTAGTTTCATGGACAACCATGATTTCGGGGCTAGTTGCTTGTGGGGAATTGCATGCTGCCCGAGCAGTTTTTGAGCGAATGCCAGCTAAAAATGTTGTTTCATGGACAGCAATGATGAATGGGTATGTTAGAAATCAGCAACCTGAAGAGGCTTTTGAGCTGTTCTGGAGAATGCAGGTTGGTGATGTTAGGCCAAACGAATTCACGCTG CTCTTATTGATACGTATAGCAAATGTGGTAGTTTAG
- the LOC18782285 gene encoding pentatricopeptide repeat-containing protein At3g26630, chloroplastic isoform X1 yields MMVARLSCTPEVLPKSKLFTGSRVTKFGSQEALTLLQNCATFKHLKQIHAKIIRNGLSHDQLLIRKLIHLCSSYGKMDYANLIFHQIQGPLTFTWNLMIMSYTINGCSQEALLLYSLMIHQGFPPDKFTFPFVIKACIASSAFEQGKVVHGLSIKNSFSRDMFVQNTLMDFYFKCGEIDCGCRVFEKMRVRNVVSWTTMISGLVACGELHAARAVFERMPAKNVVSWTAMMNGYVRNQQPEEAFELFWRMQVGDVRPNEFTLVSLLKACTLLGSLKLGRWIHDFALKNGFKLDVFLGTALIDTYSKCGSLEDARRVFDEMRIKSLATWNAMITSLGVHGFGEEALALFAEMEKVNVRPDAITFVGVLSACLHTNNLEAGCMYFKYMSKHYGITPILEHYTCMIELYSRADMLDEVCKLAQSMPVKQNIYKAEDNDNHLSLVQRS; encoded by the coding sequence ATGATGGTTGCACGCCTTTCATGTACTCCCGAGGTTCTCCCCAAAAGTAAGCTATTCACCGGCTCTAGGGTAACCAAATTCGGTTCTCAGGAAGCTCTCACCTTACTCCAAAATTGCGCCACTTTCAAACATCTCAAGCAAATCCATGCTAAGATTATCCGGAATGGTCTTTCTCACGATCAGTTACTTATCAGGAAACTCATTCACCTTTGCTCTTCTTATGGGAAAATGGACTATGCCAATCTCATATTCCATCAAATCCAAGGCCCCCTTACTTTTACTTGGAATCTAATGATCATGTCCTATACCATCAACGGCTGCTCACAAGAAGCCCTCCTTCTGTATAGCCTTATGATACACCAAGGATTTCCACCCGATAAGTTCACCTTTCCGTTTGTTATCAAAGCTTGCATTGCCTCTTCCGCATTTGAGCAAGGAAAAGTGGTTCATGGGTTATCCATAAAAAATAGTTTCTCCAGAGACATGTTTGTTCAAAATACTTTAATGGACTTCTACTTCAAGTGTGGAGAAATAGATTGTGGATGCAGGGTGTTTGAAAAAATGCGTGTACGAAATGTAGTTTCATGGACAACCATGATTTCGGGGCTAGTTGCTTGTGGGGAATTGCATGCTGCCCGAGCAGTTTTTGAGCGAATGCCAGCTAAAAATGTTGTTTCATGGACAGCAATGATGAATGGGTATGTTAGAAATCAGCAACCTGAAGAGGCTTTTGAGCTGTTCTGGAGAATGCAGGTTGGTGATGTTAGGCCAAACGAATTCACGCTGGTAAGCTTGCTGAAAGCTTGTACCCTATTGGGGAGCCTCAAATTGGGTAGATGGATTCACGACTTTGCTCTTAAAAATGGATTTAAACTTGATGTTTTCCTTGGGACAGCTCTTATTGATACGTATAGCAAATGTGGTAGTTTAGAGGACGCGAGGAGAGTATTTGACGAAATGCGAATCAAGAGCTTGGCTACATGGAATGCAATGATCACAAGCTTGGGTGTACATGGGTTTGGAGAGGAAGCACTTGCCCTTTTCGCAGAGATGGAGAAGGTGAACGTAAGGCCAGATGCAATCACTTTCGTAGGTGTTTTATCTGCTTGTTTGCATACAAATAATCTGGAGGCTGGTtgtatgtatttcaaatacATGAGTAAACACTATGGTATTACGCCTATTTTAGAACATTACACTTGCATGATTGAACTATATAGCCGTGCTGATATGTTAGATGAGGTATGCAAATTAGCGCAATCCATGCCTGTAAagcaaaacatatataaagcaGAGGATAACGACAATCATCTTTCACTCGTGCAGAGGAGTTAG
- the LOC18783739 gene encoding acetyl-coenzyme A synthetase, chloroplastic/glyoxysomal — protein MVAQYYNTNYYNIIVAEPPPVAILTSYSELKRRKSIPNSVPPTPPPLSLTSSSSSLWGRSRFKSWGWGTSSGSSIMSTSNNKVIWGMESSSANNITTTNHLRHVESMATMPSGAGNIPHLNAIVLGEALAFEENDLIFPSDDFSRQAHVPSPGKYLEMYKRSIEDPAGFWSDIASSFYWKQKWGQQVYLENLDVRKGDIRIEWFKGGITNICYNCLDSNVEAGLGDKIALYWEGNEPGVDATLTYIQLLHNVCQLANYLKDIGVKKGDAVVVYLPMLMELPITMLACARIGAVHSVVFAGFSAESLAQRIVDCKPKVVITCNAVKRGSKVIHLKDIVDAALIESSQSGVSIDVCLTYENQLAMKKESTKWKEERDVWWQDVIPKYPTTCAVEWVDAEDPLFLLYTSGSTGKPKGVVHTTGGYMVYTATTFKYAFDYKPSDIYWCTADCGWITGHSYVTYGPLLNGASAVIFEGAPNYPNPGRCWDIVDKYQVTIFYTAPTLVRSLMRDSDEYVTRYSRKSLRVLGSVGEPINPSAWRWFFNLVGDSKCPISDTWWQTETGGFMITPLPGAWPQKPGSATFPFFGVQAVIVDEKGVEIEGECSGYLCVKSSWPGAFRTLYCDHERYETTYFKPFPGYYFSGDGCSRDKDGYHWLTGRVDDVINVSGHRIGTAEVESALVSHPQCAEAAVVGVEHEVKGQGLYAFVTLVEGVPYSEELRKSLILNVRKQIGAFAAPDKVHWAPGLPKTRSGKIMRRILRKIASRQLDELGDTSTLADPNVVDQLIALADV, from the exons ATGGTCGCTCAATATTACAATAcgaattattataatataattgtTGCTGAACCTCCTCCGGTAGCCATACTAACGTCGTATTCCGAGCTCAAGAGAAGAAAGTCAATTCCAAATTCGGTTCCTCctactcctcctcctcttagtcttacttcttcttcttcttctttgtgggGAAGATCTAGATTTAAATCCTGGGGTTGGGGCACCAGTAGCGGCAGCAGCATTATGAGCACTAGTAATAATAAGGTGATTTGGGGCATGGAATCATCATCTGCCAACAACATTACCACAACCAATCATCTGCGGCATGTGGAGTCCATGGCCACAATGCCTTCTGGCGCTGGAAACATTCCCCACCTCAACGCCATCGTTTTGGGAGAAGCACTCGCTTTTGAAGAGAACGATCTCATCTTCCCCAGCGACGACTTTTCCCGCCAGGCTCATGTTCCCTCTCCCGGCAAG TATCTGGAGATGTATAAGAGGTCCATCGAGGACCCCGCGGGGTTTTGGTCGGATATTGCTTCCAGCTTCTATTGGAAACAGAAATGGGGCCAACAAGTCTACTTGGAGAATCTCGATGTCAGGAAAGGCGATATCAGAATTGAG TGGTTCAAGGGCGGTATCACCAACATCTGCTACAATTGCCTTGACTCAAATGTTGAAGCTGGACTTGGTGACAAAATTGCCTTATACTGGGAAGGCAATGAGCCTGGTGTTGATGCCACTTTAACGTACATCCAGCTTCTCCACAACGTTTGCCAG CTGGCAAACTATTTGAAAGATATTGGAGTTAAAAAGGGTGATGCTGTTGTGGTTTACTTACCAATGTTAATGGAACTTCCAATCACAATGCTTGCTTGTGCTCGCATTGGTGCAGTTCACTCG GTTGTCTTTGCTGGATTTTCCGCAGAATCTCTTGCTCAAAGAATTGTGGATTGCAAACCGAAAGTTGTAATCACTTGCAATGCTGTTAAAAGGGGTTCTAAGGTCATCCACCTGAAAGATATAGTTGATGCTGCCCTTATTGAATCATCCCAAAGTGGGGTTTCTATAG ATGTATGCTTAACTTATGAAAATCAATTGGCTATGAAGAAGGAAAGTACcaaatggaaagaagaaagagatgtATGGTGGCAG GATGTCATACCTAAATATCCAACTACATGTGCAGTGGAGTGGGTTGATGCAGAAGATCCACTTTTTCTGCTCTATACTAGTGGGAGCACTGGGAAGCCGAAG GGAGTTGTCCACACAACTGGAGGATATATGGTGTACACTGCAACAACATTTAAATATGCATTTGATTACAAGCCATCTGACATCTACTG GTGTACAGCTGACTGTGGTTGGATCACTGGGCACAGCTATGTCACATATGGACCCCTGCTAAATGGAGCGTCTGCTGTCATATTTGAAGGG GCTCCAAATTATCCTAATCCTGGACGCTGTTGGGATATTGTTGATAAATACCAAGTGACCATATTTTATACTGCCCCCACATTAGTGCGGTCCCTCATGCGTGATAGTGACGAG TATGTTACGCGATACTCGCGGAAATCCTTACGGGTCCTTGGAAGTGTAGGCGAGCCTATTAATCCAAGTGCATGGAG ATGGTTTTTCAATCTGGTTGGAGATTCAAAATGTCCTATTTCTGACACTTGGTGGCAAACTGAAACTGGTGGCTTTATG ATAACTCCATTACCGGGTGCCTGGCCACAGAAGCCTGGTTCTGCTACTTTCCCTTTCTTTGGAGTTCAg GCTGTCATAGTGGATGAGAAGGGTGTTGAGATTGAAGGGGAGTGCAGTGGTTATCTGTGTGTAAAAAGCTCATGGCCTGGAGCATTCCGAACTCTTTACTGTGATCATGAAAGATACGAAACTACTTACTTTAAACCTTTCCCTGGGTATTATTTTAGTGGTGATGGATGCAGCAG GGACAAAGATGGATATCACTGGCTTACAGGACGGGTTGATGATGTTATCAATGTCAG TGGACATCGTATTGGTACAGCAGAAGTGGAATCTGCTCTGGTATCACATCCCCAGTGTGCTGAAGCTGCTGTGGTTGGCGTTGAGCATGAG GTTAAAGGACAAGGTTTATATGCCTTTGTTACTCTTGTGGAGGGTGTACCTTACAGCGAAGAACTCCGGAAAAGCCTTATACTGAATGTCAGAAAGCAG ATCGGAGCATTTGCAGCACCGGACAAAGTCCACTGGGCCCCTGGCCTTCCAAAAACAAGGAGTGGGAAGATAATGAGGAGGATTCTGAGGAAAATTGCTTCTAGACAGTTAGATGAGCTTGGTGACACCAGCACTCTTGCAGATCCAAATGTGGTCGATCAACTTATTGCTCTCGCAGATGTGTAG
- the LOC18783674 gene encoding eukaryotic peptide chain release factor subunit 1-3 — protein sequence MADAHESDKNIEIWKIKKLIKALESARGNGTSMISLIMPPRDQISRVTKMLGDEFGTASNIKSRVNRQSVLGAITSAQQRLKLYNKVPPNGLVLYTGTIVTEDGKEKKVTIDFEPFRPINASLYLCDNKFHTEALNELLESDDKFGFIVMDGNGTLFGTLTGNTREVLHKFTVDLPKKHGRGGQSALRFARLRMEKRHNYVRKTAELATQFFINPATSQPNVSGLILAGSADFKTELSQSDMFDPRLQAKILNVVDVSYGGENGFNQAIELSAEILSNVKFIQEKRLIGKYFEEISQDTGKYVFGVDDTLKALEMGAVEILIVWENLDITRYVLKNIATGEIIIKHLNKEQEANQSNFRDPDTSAELEVQDKMPLLEWFANEYKRFGCTLEFVTNKSQEGSQFCRGFGGIGGILRYQLDIRSFDELSDDGEVYEDSD from the coding sequence ATGGCAGATGCTCATGAATCAGATAAGAACATTGAGATATGGAAGATCAAGAAATTGATCAAGGCATTGGAATCTGCAAGAGGCAATGGCACCAGTATGATATCTCTTATAATGCCTCCACGTGATCAAATTTCTCGGGTCACTAAGATGCTGGGTGATGAATTTGGAACTGCTTCAAACATCAAAAGCAGGGTCAACCGTCAGTCCGTGTTGGGTGCTATTACTTCTGCTCAACAGAGGCTGAAGCTGTATAATAAGGTTCCTCCCAATGGGCTGGTTCTTTATACAGGAACAATTGTTACTGAAGATGGCAAGGAAAAGAAGGTGACAATTGACTTTGAACCGTTCAGGCCTATAAATGCCTCTCTGTATCTATGTGATAACAAGTTTCACACAGAAGCTCTAAATGAACTTTTAGAATCTGATGATAAGTTTGGTTTTATTGTCATGGATGGAAATGGTACTCTCTTTGGGACATTAACTGGAAACACACGAGAGGTGCTACACAAGTTCACTGTTGACTTACCAAAGAAGCATGGAAGAGGAGGGCAGTCAGCTTTGCGTTTTGCCCGTCTTCGGATGGAAAAGCGGCATAACTATGTGAGAAAGACTGCAGAACTTGCCACACAGTTCTTCATCAACCCTGCCACCAGTCAGCCTAATGTTTCTGGACTCATACTTGCTGGTTCAGCCGACTTCAAGACTGAGCTGAGCCAGTCGGATATGTTTGATCCTCGCTTACAAGCAAAGATATTGAATGTCGTTGATGTCTCCTATGGGGGAGAAAATGGGTTCAATCAAGCTATCGAGCTGTCTGCAGAGATTCTATCTAATGTAAAGTTCATACAGGAGAAGCGCTTGATTGGCAAGTATTTTGAAGAAATCAGCCAGGATACGGGAAAGTATGTCTTTGGTGTAGATGACACATTGAAGGCTTTGGAAATGGGTGCTGTTGAAATCCTAATTGTGTGGGAAAATCTGGATATCACTAGGTATGTGCTGAAAAACATTGCAACTGGTGAGATTATCATAAAGCATTTGAACAAAGAGCAAGAAGCCAACCAGAGCAATTTTCGGGATCCAGATACCTCTGCGGAGTTGGAAGTTCAGGATAAGATGCCGTTGCTTGAGTGGTTTGCGAATGAGTACAAGCGCTTTGGTTGCACACTTGAATTTGTAACCAACAAATCCCAAGAAGGGTCCCAGTTTTGCAGAGGATTCGGTGGGATTGGAGGCATCCTTCGCTACCAGCTTGACATAAGATCATTTGATGAGCTATCTGATGATGGCGAAGTATATGAGGATTCTGATTAA